The sequence TATTTCTCAAAAAAATCCTTCTTCATTATGATACCTTTGGAGTCATGTATTGAAACCACGTTTTTGTCGCATCGGCAATACTGTTAGCATCCCAGAGCGGTGCGTCCTGCCATTTGTTGATATCAGCCATCATTTTTGCTACACCATCCGCAAAACTGACTTCTGGCATCCATGCAAGATGTTTTTGAATTTTTGATATATCCGCCCATGTGCAATCAGGTTCGCCAGGCCGTTTGGGGATATAAACGACTTCACCGACAAGCAGCTCAACCAAACGATTGACACTTTGCGGGTTGCCTGCGCCGAGATTATAAATTTCGCCTATATGTTTCGACTCAGCAACGGCTAAGAATGCAGTTGCGACATCTGTAACAAAAAGAAAATCCCTTGTTTGTGTCCCATCTCCTACAACAGTGAAGGGCTTTCCCGCCAGTTTTTGCTTGAAAAATACACCGAATACAGCCCCATAAGCACCGGTTGTTCGCACTCTTGGACCATAGGCATTAAAAATACGTATTGAATTAACCTGTAACCCATAAATTTTATTCCAATGCAGGACAGCCTGCTCACCTTGATATTTACTCAAGGCATACGGGTATTGGGGGTTAATTGGATGGTCTTCCCGCGTGGGTGTGTCCGCTAATCCATAACAGGATGACGATGCGGCATAGACAAATTTCTCTACACCGGAGAAACGAGCACATTCAAGAACGTGGACCGTTCCCTGGATATTCGTGGACATATAATCTATTGGTTTTTCGATTGATGGAACAATGTCACCAATACCCGCAAAGTGGAAGACATAGCGCGCATTGGTAAAAATGGGCGAGTTTTCTTTCAAATCAAGAATATCTTCGTTATAAAATTCTAAATTTGTATTGCCTTTGTGATGGTCTAAATTGGCCTCTCGGCCACCTGACAAGTTATCAAGCACCCTGACTTTATAACCGCGGTCAAGAAGCAGATCCACCATGTGGCTGCCGATAAAGCCGGCGCCACCTGTAACCACAGCAATGTTGTCTTGACTCACTTTATACCCCTTTTTTTAACAACCTTGACATTGACATAACTTTCATCAGTCATGCTATTCGGGATTTTTCCAGATTTGAATGCCTGGCACATCCCTTTAACCGCATCTTCGACTGACCGCTTGGGAACATAGCCAAGTTTCTCATTAATTTTACGAGAGGATACGTGATAGGAACGAAGATCATTGCTTGTTGTCGTTATGATTTCAATTGGAGCTTTTTCCGGCATTTCCTGTTCCACTATTTTTTTAACCATTGCTGCAAGTTCAGAAATTGTGTGGTTTTGGTATGCAGCGTTAAATATTTCTCCAGCAATCAAATCGGATGGAAATTCCAACAACTGAACATATAGCTCCGCGATATCTTCAACGTGAATGTTGGGTCGTTTTTGTGATCCGCCAAAAACAGTTATCTGTCCCTTATTTACGGCCAAATTCGTAAGAATGTTAACCGAAAGGTCCAACCGCATACGCGGTGAATAGCCGCATACGGTGGCTGGCCTGATAACCACCGTAGTAAAATCCGGGGACTGATGTTTCAAAAGGAGTGGCTCCGACATACCCTTATATTTATTGTAATCAGTGAGCGGCACCAGAGGATGTGTTTCCGTTACCTCAGGGGCATCGCTTACACCATAGACCGAGCTGGACGAGGCATAAATGAATCTTCTAACGCCATTCTTTTTGCAGGCTACCACGAAAGGTTCAAAAGAATCATAATTGATTGATTTACTTAGTTCCGGATTCAACTCAAAACTCGGGTCATTGGAAATGCAAGCCAAGTGGATAACGCTATCCACACCTTTCAATGCTGCTGTAAGAGAAGTAATATCACGAACATCTCCTTCTACAACCTGCAACTTCGGATGCTTAGGTAATCCATCTGTTCCAAATAACATAAGATCATAAACGACCACTTCATAACCGGCTTCTAATAATTTTGACACCAATACACAACCAACATATCCGGCTCCTCCGGCAACAAGAACTTTTTTCATTCAAACCTCCATTATGATTCAAATTTCAATATTAAATCCTGCCTGAACGGCATCACGATGAAACATTTTCACGGTATCCATTGAATATTCGGCCAAATCTTTACCAATCAAAGGAAGTTTTGCCAAGAGGTCATTGGTAACTGTGATAATCTGGCACCCAACCGATTCCGCATGAAATACGTTAAGTAACTCCCTCGGGCTTGCCCATATAAGCTCAGCAAGGGGATTTTTTTTTAGCAGTCTTACTGCTTCAGCCATTATTGGAACAGGATCGCGGCCAGTATCGGCTACTCTTCCCGCAAAGACTGAAACACAACTTGGCGTATCTTCTGACAGATAATCTACAATATTTTCTACCTGCTTTGTAGTCGTCAAAGCGGTCACATTGACTTTTACCCCCGCTTTGGTTAGCCGTCTCACAAGCGGGCCGGCATCATCTCCGTGGGTATTCGTAATAGGGATTTTCACATACACATTTTTACCCCAGGAAGCAATCTGTAATGCCTGCTTTTCCATAATTTCAAAATCGTCAGAAAATACCTCAAAAGACACGGGACGTGGTTTGACGATCCTTATTACATCCAATGCAAATGCATGATAATTTTTTACATTCGATTTGCGCATAAGAGTCGGATTTGTTGTAAAACCTTTGATAAGCGGGTTTTTATTTAGCTCTTCTATGCCTTTCAAGTCTGCACCGTCAGCGAAGATTTTTATCTTTAGATCATTTAGATTCGGCATCAATTGTTTCCCCTTTTATCAAATTCATTTTTCAAAATGAACGCAGCAGCGTCATAAAGTGAACCCGCTACAGCATCCATCCCTTGTGCTTGAGGTTCATTATAATTGATTTCTGGTCGTATAAGTATTGTCTTACATCCGGCCGCCTTGCCTGCCTCAATATCGCGCCACCTGTCGCCAATCATGTAGGATCCTGAAAGATCTATCGAGTATTCTTGAGCGGCATCTAAAATCATACCAGGCTTTGGTTTTCGGCAGAGGCAATTGTCTTCATCAATGTGATAGCAAACTTTAATATCATCCACTTGAATCTGCTGACGAATAATCCCGTGAATAGATTCCACCACTTCCTTGCTTTGTACACCCTTGGCCACATCGGGCTGATTGGTAACAACAATCACCAAATAGCCGGATGAACGTAAAGACTGGATTGCTTCAGACGTCCCCGGAGGGAATACTAAATCTTCAATCTTTGAGGGTGGATATGGTTTCCTGTCGCGAATAATGGCCCTGTTTATCACACCATCTCGATCAAGAAATACCGCAAATTTTGTCTCAGCTTTGCTTTCCAGTTTTTCCCAACCCTTCCCATTTATTCACCTGCATCATTAGTATTGGATGACTGACTATACAATGCCAAACAACAGCTTGGAATGCTTCTGTGTGGGGTGTGATTTTGTTTGGATCAACC is a genomic window of Deltaproteobacteria bacterium containing:
- a CDS encoding SDR family oxidoreductase, with the translated sequence MKKVLVAGGAGYVGCVLVSKLLEAGYEVVVYDLMLFGTDGLPKHPKLQVVEGDVRDITSLTAALKGVDSVIHLACISNDPSFELNPELSKSINYDSFEPFVVACKKNGVRRFIYASSSSVYGVSDAPEVTETHPLVPLTDYNKYKGMSEPLLLKHQSPDFTTVVIRPATVCGYSPRMRLDLSVNILTNLAVNKGQITVFGGSQKRPNIHVEDIAELYVQLLEFPSDLIAGEIFNAAYQNHTISELAAMVKKIVEQEMPEKAPIEIITTTSNDLRSYHVSSRKINEKLGYVPKRSVEDAVKGMCQAFKSGKIPNSMTDESYVNVKVVKKRGIK
- a CDS encoding transaldolase; this encodes MPNLNDLKIKIFADGADLKGIEELNKNPLIKGFTTNPTLMRKSNVKNYHAFALDVIRIVKPRPVSFEVFSDDFEIMEKQALQIASWGKNVYVKIPITNTHGDDAGPLVRRLTKAGVKVNVTALTTTKQVENIVDYLSEDTPSCVSVFAGRVADTGRDPVPIMAEAVRLLKKNPLAELIWASPRELLNVFHAESVGCQIITVTNDLLAKLPLIGKDLAEYSMDTVKMFHRDAVQAGFNIEI
- a CDS encoding HAD family hydrolase, which gives rise to MESKAETKFAVFLDRDGVINRAIIRDRKPYPPSKIEDLVFPPGTSEAIQSLRSSGYLVIVVTNQPDVAKGVQSKEVVESIHGIIRQQIQVDDIKVCYHIDEDNCLCRKPKPGMILDAAQEYSIDLSGSYMIGDRWRDIEAGKAAGCKTILIRPEINYNEPQAQGMDAVAGSLYDAAAFILKNEFDKRGNN
- a CDS encoding GDP-mannose 4,6-dehydratase, producing the protein MSQDNIAVVTGGAGFIGSHMVDLLLDRGYKVRVLDNLSGGREANLDHHKGNTNLEFYNEDILDLKENSPIFTNARYVFHFAGIGDIVPSIEKPIDYMSTNIQGTVHVLECARFSGVEKFVYAASSSCYGLADTPTREDHPINPQYPYALSKYQGEQAVLHWNKIYGLQVNSIRIFNAYGPRVRTTGAYGAVFGVFFKQKLAGKPFTVVGDGTQTRDFLFVTDVATAFLAVAESKHIGEIYNLGAGNPQSVNRLVELLVGEVVYIPKRPGEPDCTWADISKIQKHLAWMPEVSFADGVAKMMADINKWQDAPLWDANSIADATKTWFQYMTPKVS